One genomic window of Micropterus dolomieu isolate WLL.071019.BEF.003 ecotype Adirondacks linkage group LG14, ASM2129224v1, whole genome shotgun sequence includes the following:
- the LOC123983002 gene encoding RLA class II histocompatibility antigen, DP alpha-1 chain-like, translating to MDSSLVLLVLLVWGQFFYTAHAALHEGTIFYGCHEFGDCRVQMHWDGDQAIYADFKKGQAVWTAPLLEELKDVLSSGFYVLALVCRERLLKYYLSKAMQIDRSPTEEKAPTVLIYPMEETEQGEENTLYCYISHFYPPSANITWTKNGVQVTEGVALSNLHPETDGTFSQLASLSFHPETDDVLGCSVQYQALSRPVTKTWELPSRSVGSAAAWACLSLGLVCLTFGVVIFIISANDSLRRQLSDCWRAAYHRVAG from the exons ATGGACTCCTCACTGGTTTTACTGGTTTTACTGGTTTGGGGTCAGTTTTTCTACACAGCTCATGCAG CTCTTCATGAAGGGACAATTTTCTACGGCTGCCATGAGTTTGGTGACTGTCGGGTACAAATGCATTGGGATGGAGACCAGGCGATATATGCTGACTTCAAGAAAGGACAAGCAGTTTGGACAGCACCACTGCTTGAGGAGCTGAAGGATGTGCTGTCAAGCGGGTTTTACGTTTTGGCTCTTGTTTGCAGGGAGAGACTATTAAAATACTATCTCTCTAAAGCTATGCAGATCGACAGGAGTCCCACTGAAGAAAAGG CCCCGACAGTGCTCATCTATCCCATGGAGGAGACAGAACAGGGGGAGGAGAACACCCTTTACTGTTACATCAGTCACTTCTACCCCCCCTCCGCCAATATCACTTGGACCAAGAATGGTGTCCAGGTGACAGAAGGTGTGGCCCTCAGCAACCTCCACCCTGAGACAGACGGGACCTTCAGTCAGCTGGCCAGCCTCTCTTTCCATCCAGAGACAGACGACGTGCTGGGCTGCAGCGTGCAGTATCAAGCCCTGAGCCGCCCTGTCACCAAAACATGGG AGCTGCCTTCGAGGTCGGTGGGTTCTGCAGCAGCGTGGGCGTGTCTTTCTTTGGGACTCGTCTGTCTCACTTTTGGAGTTGTCATCTTCATCATTTCTGCTAACGACTCCCTCCGACGTCAGCTGTCTGACTGCTGGCGGGCTGCATACCACAGGGTTGCTGGGTAA